From a region of the Synechococcus sp. PCC 7335 genome:
- a CDS encoding type II toxin-antitoxin system RelE/ParE family toxin: protein MTQKISSVEWIGSSLISLKTFPKDVQQSMGFALYRAQQGKKHPDVKPLKGFRGSSVLEIVESFDGNAYRAIYTVKFEGIVYVLHAFQKKSKRGIATPQQDIELVKRRLKRAEEHYRTISKQSTQDYSND from the coding sequence GTGACTCAAAAGATAAGCTCTGTTGAGTGGATAGGGAGTTCCCTCATCAGCTTGAAAACATTTCCTAAGGATGTTCAACAGTCCATGGGGTTTGCGCTTTACCGCGCTCAGCAAGGAAAAAAACATCCTGATGTAAAACCTTTGAAGGGCTTTAGAGGCTCTAGTGTTCTGGAAATTGTTGAGAGTTTTGATGGAAATGCTTACCGTGCTATTTACACGGTGAAGTTTGAGGGCATCGTCTACGTCCTTCATGCTTTTCAAAAGAAGTCAAAACGCGGTATTGCGACCCCTCAACAAGATATAGAGTTGGTGAAAAGAAGACTTAAGCGCGCGGAAGAGCACTACAGAACCATTTCAAAGCAAAGTACACAGGACTATTCGAATGACTGA
- a CDS encoding helix-turn-helix domain-containing protein — MTENIEVYPSCGNVFEDLGLPDSDELLVKAKLADQISDIISKRKMTQAEAASLLGVDQPKVSALVRGKLSGFSIERLFRFLNLLGSSIEIRIISDAQSDNNAKTQVVSA; from the coding sequence ATGACTGAAAACATAGAGGTATACCCTAGTTGTGGCAATGTCTTTGAAGACCTCGGTTTACCTGATTCTGATGAGCTGTTAGTTAAAGCAAAACTCGCCGATCAAATCAGTGACATTATCTCGAAACGCAAGATGACTCAGGCAGAAGCGGCAAGCTTATTAGGTGTAGATCAGCCCAAAGTCTCTGCTTTGGTTCGCGGTAAGTTATCCGGTTTCTCTATAGAGCGCCTCTTTCGATTTCTCAATTTACTGGGTAGCAGCATTGAGATTCGCATCATCTCTGATGCTCAGTCCGACAACAATGCAAAAACTCAGGTCGTCTCAGCATGA